The Polyangiaceae bacterium genome includes a region encoding these proteins:
- a CDS encoding glycosyltransferase family 4 protein, producing MRVLYLTPGCFDKGGISRYSRYQIRALRELFGEHSVTVLSLLGPTGESFEDPFAVDWHGSGANQASKVGLVTRTLAFAAARKPQLVHSAHVNFSALAYSAARMVEATACVNVYGLEVWSGLSGDAEWGLRHSDLVVADCHFTANYLLEARLRCVAPTVVWDCVDLGRFSPGPPSPAVLQRYGIPDPRSGWNLLTLGRMSSDADHKGYTRLYEAFRRIAPDNPRIRVVFAGRGQLAETLRERARRDGLGSQVCFTGMVHDDDLADVYRAAHAFSLVSDRGIDRGEGIPLTPLEAAACGLPLIVGDHDGSQEAVVHGINGFVIDPFDLDAHSQRILELANAPDLRARMAREARKRIEDEFDYVTFREKHRRLLERWFPEPV from the coding sequence ATGCGCGTGCTCTACCTGACTCCTGGTTGCTTCGACAAGGGCGGCATCAGTCGCTATTCACGCTACCAGATTCGAGCGTTGCGGGAACTGTTCGGCGAACACTCGGTGACGGTGCTTTCGCTCTTGGGCCCCACTGGCGAGTCGTTCGAAGATCCGTTCGCCGTCGATTGGCACGGAAGCGGCGCCAATCAAGCGTCGAAGGTGGGCCTCGTGACCCGGACCCTGGCCTTCGCGGCCGCGCGGAAGCCGCAGCTGGTGCACTCAGCCCACGTGAATTTCTCGGCGCTGGCCTATTCGGCCGCGCGCATGGTGGAGGCGACGGCGTGCGTCAACGTGTACGGGCTCGAGGTCTGGAGCGGCCTGAGCGGGGACGCCGAGTGGGGTCTTCGGCATTCGGACCTGGTCGTCGCGGACTGCCACTTCACGGCGAACTATCTGCTCGAAGCTCGCCTGCGTTGCGTCGCTCCGACCGTGGTGTGGGACTGCGTCGACCTCGGCCGATTCAGCCCGGGCCCGCCGTCGCCGGCGGTTCTGCAGCGCTACGGGATCCCCGATCCGCGGAGCGGCTGGAACCTCCTGACTCTGGGGCGAATGAGCTCCGACGCGGACCACAAAGGCTACACGCGGCTGTACGAAGCCTTCCGGCGCATTGCTCCGGACAATCCGCGGATTCGCGTTGTGTTCGCCGGACGCGGACAGCTCGCGGAGACGCTTCGAGAGCGTGCTCGCCGAGACGGGCTCGGCTCCCAGGTCTGCTTCACTGGAATGGTCCACGACGATGACCTGGCCGACGTGTACCGCGCGGCGCACGCCTTTTCGCTCGTGAGCGACCGCGGCATCGACCGCGGCGAAGGCATTCCGCTGACCCCACTCGAGGCGGCGGCGTGCGGCCTCCCTCTGATTGTGGGCGACCACGACGGTTCCCAAGAGGCCGTCGTGCACGGCATCAACGGATTCGTGATCGATCCCTTCGATCTGGATGCGCACAGCCAGCGCATCCTGGAGCTCGCGAACGCGCCCGACCTGCGCGCACGCATGGCTCGCGAGGCGCGAAAGCGCATCGAAGACGAGTTCGACTACGTCACTTTTCGAGAGAAGCACCGGCGCTTGCTCGAACGCTGGTTTCCAGAGCCCGTTTGA
- a CDS encoding type II toxin-antitoxin system VapC family toxin, giving the protein MPGSLLPDTNAFIALLRGDPIVVDMLDSASEVVLSAVVLGELTYGAMNSRATDANLKRLQDLRAECRFAPVDEAVVTSYGQVRLALKQKGRPIPENDIWIAATAIANGAVVPTEDLHFREIEGLVLAQFR; this is encoded by the coding sequence GTGCCTGGTAGCCTGCTACCAGACACGAACGCGTTCATCGCCCTGCTGCGAGGCGACCCGATCGTTGTCGATATGCTGGACTCGGCGTCGGAGGTGGTGTTGTCCGCCGTCGTGCTCGGCGAGCTCACTTACGGGGCGATGAACTCGCGCGCGACCGACGCGAACCTGAAGCGGCTCCAGGACCTTCGCGCGGAGTGCCGGTTCGCGCCCGTGGACGAGGCCGTTGTCACGTCCTACGGGCAAGTCCGGCTGGCACTGAAGCAGAAGGGACGCCCAATCCCCGAAAACGACATCTGGATCGCCGCAACTGCGATCGCGAACGGCGCCGTGGTACCTACCGAGGATCTGCACTTCCGCGAGATCGAAGGCCTCGTGCTGGCGCAGTTTCGCTAG
- a CDS encoding polysaccharide biosynthesis tyrosine autokinase has translation MLVAPPKPLESAEAAAMLTPLFAWRALRKHWPLVIGTVVALTLATAFYTLGKTKIYSATATLQIDPNPPKPLGKDFQGVVDMGPGLYWANQEYYETQYKIFQSRRIAAETVRTLGLNRDAGFLLNLPPGKTAPPMEWSVDDTAQLLRSRVAVDPVKDSRLVVVSLEDADPQRAQRVLTALVDTYVQRNIEDALVSTNSASDWLRGQTEKLKLELETSEMSLHNYKKDKEILSVSIDDQSNMLRAEMQQLNEDLTRLKSKSQAIQSRHDELEKINAEDPVNLPATELLSSPLLQQLRHEYVMAKRDVDALQASGKGSNHPETAAAAARTATIRAALLAEIKNVKGAVAKDLSGTQREQKGISRLFDGAKRRAMDLNLLEIEYNRLLRTKSTTEKLYSLVVERTKESDLTRLMRFNNISVVDSPLVPASPIRPNVPLSVAFGFALGVAMGVGLALGRELVDRSVKTPDDVEHELGVPFLGLLPVWGGDSPGYYGRRKRRQKAAVEGSAALIVHNAPTSGVAEAARAIRTNIFFMSPDNPYRRLLVTSASPSEGKTTVACSLAIALAQAGQRVLLIDCDLRRPRMHKIFGVSNDVGVSTAVLDRGVLSTADLSTSVPNLSLLPCGPHVPSPAELLHSDSFSRLLDHLQSQYERIVIDSPPIAPVTDATILSTKVDGTVVVVRAFRTTRELARQAVRSLTDVGGKMVGVVLNAVDLGRREYGYYQYYYYKKEGYGAPPADEAA, from the coding sequence ATGCTCGTCGCACCGCCCAAGCCCCTCGAATCCGCCGAAGCGGCAGCCATGCTCACGCCTTTGTTTGCTTGGCGGGCGCTGCGCAAGCATTGGCCGCTGGTCATTGGGACGGTGGTCGCCCTGACGCTAGCGACCGCCTTCTACACCCTGGGCAAGACCAAGATCTACTCGGCCACGGCGACGCTCCAGATCGATCCGAACCCACCCAAACCGCTGGGCAAGGACTTTCAGGGGGTGGTGGACATGGGCCCCGGTCTCTACTGGGCGAACCAAGAGTACTACGAGACACAGTACAAGATCTTCCAGAGCCGAAGGATCGCTGCTGAGACGGTGCGCACGCTTGGTCTGAACCGGGACGCCGGCTTCCTGCTGAACCTGCCTCCGGGCAAGACAGCTCCGCCGATGGAGTGGTCCGTCGACGACACCGCACAGCTCCTGCGGTCGCGAGTGGCCGTCGACCCGGTGAAGGACAGCAGACTCGTGGTGGTCAGCCTCGAGGACGCCGACCCTCAGCGAGCTCAACGAGTGCTCACTGCGCTGGTGGACACGTATGTGCAGCGTAACATCGAGGACGCGCTCGTATCGACGAACAGCGCGAGCGACTGGCTACGTGGTCAGACGGAAAAACTGAAGCTCGAGCTCGAAACCAGCGAGATGAGCTTACACAACTACAAGAAGGACAAAGAGATCCTCTCCGTGTCCATTGACGACCAGTCGAACATGCTGCGCGCCGAGATGCAGCAGCTCAACGAAGACCTCACGCGCCTGAAGTCCAAGTCTCAGGCCATTCAATCCAGGCACGACGAGCTGGAGAAGATCAACGCGGAAGACCCGGTCAATCTCCCCGCAACGGAGCTCCTGTCCAGCCCTCTCTTGCAGCAGCTCCGCCACGAATACGTGATGGCGAAACGCGACGTCGACGCGCTCCAAGCCTCGGGTAAGGGGTCCAACCACCCAGAGACTGCGGCTGCCGCGGCTCGAACGGCGACGATTCGAGCGGCCTTGCTAGCCGAGATCAAGAATGTCAAGGGCGCGGTCGCCAAGGACCTGAGCGGGACTCAGAGGGAGCAGAAGGGCATCTCGCGGTTGTTCGACGGAGCCAAGCGCCGGGCGATGGACTTGAACCTGTTGGAAATCGAGTACAATCGCCTGTTGCGAACCAAGAGCACGACCGAGAAGCTCTATTCACTAGTGGTCGAGCGCACGAAGGAGAGCGACCTGACACGCCTGATGCGCTTCAACAACATCTCGGTGGTCGATAGTCCCCTGGTGCCCGCAAGTCCGATACGCCCCAACGTCCCGCTCAGCGTCGCGTTCGGTTTCGCGCTCGGTGTCGCTATGGGCGTTGGTCTCGCGCTGGGTCGTGAGCTGGTGGACCGTAGCGTCAAGACCCCCGACGACGTCGAGCATGAGCTCGGCGTGCCGTTCTTGGGACTCTTGCCGGTGTGGGGCGGTGACAGTCCGGGCTACTACGGGAGGCGCAAGAGACGCCAGAAGGCGGCGGTCGAAGGGTCGGCGGCGTTGATCGTCCACAACGCTCCCACGAGCGGGGTCGCAGAGGCCGCCCGCGCGATTCGCACCAACATCTTTTTCATGTCGCCGGACAATCCCTATCGCCGGCTCCTGGTCACCAGCGCAAGCCCGTCGGAGGGCAAGACGACGGTGGCATGCAGTCTGGCGATTGCCCTGGCGCAGGCGGGGCAACGGGTGTTGCTGATCGACTGCGACCTCCGCAGGCCGCGCATGCACAAGATCTTCGGCGTGTCGAACGACGTCGGAGTGTCGACTGCGGTCTTGGACCGCGGGGTGCTCAGCACCGCGGACCTTTCAACGTCCGTCCCCAACCTAAGCCTGTTGCCGTGCGGGCCCCACGTCCCGAGCCCCGCGGAGCTGCTCCACAGCGACTCGTTCTCGCGCCTGCTCGACCACCTTCAGTCGCAATACGAGCGCATCGTCATTGACAGCCCGCCGATCGCGCCCGTCACGGACGCGACCATCCTCTCCACCAAGGTCGACGGGACCGTGGTCGTGGTGAGGGCGTTCCGCACGACCCGCGAGCTCGCTCGTCAAGCCGTCCGGTCGCTGACGGACGTCGGCGGCAAAATGGTCGGGGTCGTCCTGAACGCGGTCGACCTCGGCCGGCGCGAATACGGCTACTACCAGTACTACTATTACAAAAAGGAAGGCTACGGCGCGCCCCCGGCGGACGAAGCGGCCTGA
- a CDS encoding DegT/DnrJ/EryC1/StrS family aminotransferase has product MPQRRQDASQQVRGRRDECLPELRNQSKNHAKFGSAVLPPKSFIPVAAPVIGDLELKYVTDAVRSGWVSSIGPYLERFERGFAAFCGARHGIAVCNGTVAIHLALRALGVGPGDEVIVPNLTFAATAHAVLETGAEPVFVDASPESWCLDPVATARALSPKTRAIIPVHLYGHPADMTALAGLATEHGLHLVEDAAEAHGARVGVSRVGALGTVGAFSFYGNKLMTTGEGGMLVTNDDALAERIRFLKDHGMSKERRYFHTELAFNYRMTNVQAALGVAQLEQVERFLEQKRRIIQWYRQRLSSRTDVQLNPSLDGYENAYWMASVVLGAKVPLARDAVASMLKAAGIDTRPFFVPMTELPHLSRYRAVGVEGPGCPVAARLGSRGLNLPSGCSLSEADVDRVCEALVQALSLPVQ; this is encoded by the coding sequence ATGCCCCAGCGGCGTCAAGACGCATCGCAGCAGGTCAGGGGCCGCCGTGACGAATGCCTACCGGAATTGCGCAACCAATCCAAAAACCACGCTAAGTTCGGCAGTGCAGTGTTGCCCCCCAAGTCGTTCATTCCCGTTGCCGCGCCAGTCATTGGCGACCTCGAGCTCAAGTACGTGACGGACGCGGTCCGATCGGGATGGGTTTCCAGCATCGGCCCCTACCTCGAACGATTCGAGCGCGGGTTCGCGGCGTTCTGCGGTGCGCGTCACGGGATTGCAGTCTGCAACGGCACCGTCGCCATCCACCTGGCTCTGCGGGCGCTCGGCGTCGGCCCCGGAGACGAGGTCATCGTGCCGAACCTGACCTTTGCGGCGACTGCACACGCCGTCCTGGAAACGGGAGCCGAGCCGGTGTTCGTGGATGCCTCCCCAGAGTCGTGGTGCCTCGACCCGGTTGCCACCGCGCGCGCGCTGAGTCCAAAAACGCGCGCAATCATCCCGGTTCACCTGTACGGCCACCCCGCCGACATGACCGCACTGGCAGGATTGGCGACCGAGCACGGACTTCACCTCGTGGAAGACGCGGCCGAAGCTCACGGCGCCCGGGTGGGGGTTTCGCGCGTCGGAGCGCTCGGTACCGTCGGAGCCTTCTCGTTCTACGGCAACAAGCTGATGACGACGGGCGAGGGCGGGATGCTGGTGACGAACGACGACGCGCTCGCCGAGAGGATCCGCTTTCTGAAGGACCACGGCATGAGCAAGGAGCGCCGCTACTTCCACACCGAGCTCGCTTTCAATTATCGGATGACCAACGTCCAGGCTGCGCTCGGCGTTGCACAGCTCGAACAGGTCGAACGGTTCCTCGAGCAGAAGCGCCGCATCATTCAATGGTACCGACAACGCCTGAGCTCACGGACGGACGTGCAGCTGAACCCGTCGCTGGACGGCTACGAGAACGCCTACTGGATGGCCAGTGTCGTGCTTGGGGCGAAGGTCCCGCTGGCTCGGGACGCGGTTGCGTCCATGCTAAAAGCAGCGGGCATCGACACGAGGCCGTTCTTCGTGCCCATGACCGAGCTCCCTCACCTTTCTCGCTACAGGGCCGTCGGAGTCGAGGGCCCAGGCTGTCCTGTTGCCGCGCGTCTCGGCAGCCGCGGGCTCAACCTGCCAAGCGGCTGCTCGCTGAGCGAGGCCGACGTCGACAGGGTGTGCGAAGCCCTCGTGCAAGCCCTCTCGCTCCCCGTTCAGTAG
- a CDS encoding Uma2 family endonuclease, whose amino-acid sequence MTEPARRRATYDDLLAVPEHLVAEILDGELVTSPRPAARHSLSASAAGSELFASFHRRPGGPSGPGGWWILYEPELHLGPDVLVPDLAGWRRERMPVIPDVAAFDLAPDWICEVLSASTERHDRTQKLRIYAREGVRHCWLINPVQHTLEVYRQEHERWLLLSTHSDRDLARAEPFDAIELDLSRWWLEEGEPPGI is encoded by the coding sequence ATGACCGAGCCCGCGAGAAGGCGTGCCACGTATGACGATCTCCTCGCGGTGCCAGAGCACCTGGTCGCGGAGATCCTCGACGGCGAGCTGGTCACGAGCCCCCGCCCGGCCGCTCGACATTCTCTCTCCGCCTCCGCGGCCGGAAGCGAGCTATTCGCTTCGTTCCATCGCAGGCCGGGCGGGCCCAGCGGACCCGGAGGCTGGTGGATCCTGTATGAGCCCGAGCTGCACCTGGGGCCGGACGTGCTCGTCCCCGATCTCGCGGGCTGGCGCCGCGAACGGATGCCGGTGATCCCCGACGTCGCGGCGTTCGACCTCGCGCCTGACTGGATCTGCGAGGTGCTCTCGGCCTCGACGGAACGCCACGATCGGACGCAGAAGCTCCGCATCTACGCGCGAGAGGGCGTTCGGCACTGCTGGCTGATCAATCCCGTGCAACACACGCTCGAAGTGTACCGGCAGGAGCACGAGCGCTGGCTCCTGCTCTCGACTCACAGCGACCGCGACCTTGCCCGAGCCGAGCCCTTCGACGCCATCGAGCTCGACCTGTCGCGCTGGTGGCTCGAAGAGGGCGAGCCACCCGGGATCTGA
- a CDS encoding Uma2 family endonuclease — protein MSQSERRGATLDDFWVIPEGERRHELMAGELFEKAAPSGEHGAAQAGIVGAVLGPFQRRSGGGGGGGGPGGWWIATEVEILLETGDVVRPDVVGWRREQRPERPTGIPVDQLPDWVCEVVSPSSATHDTVRKLRLYHRVGIPHYWVADPRDATLTVMRWSSDGYITVLRAERHEVVRAEPFEAIMIAVGVLFGDDPRDEPRDEPRDDPRDEPRDDPRDDPRDEPRDDSPSDGSE, from the coding sequence ATGAGCCAGTCCGAGCGGCGTGGAGCAACCCTCGATGACTTCTGGGTGATCCCGGAGGGCGAGCGGCGCCATGAGCTGATGGCCGGCGAGCTGTTCGAGAAGGCCGCGCCGAGCGGCGAGCACGGCGCCGCTCAGGCCGGCATCGTCGGCGCCGTCCTCGGGCCGTTTCAGCGCAGGTCCGGTGGGGGTGGGGGAGGGGGTGGACCCGGCGGCTGGTGGATCGCCACCGAGGTCGAGATCCTGCTCGAGACCGGCGACGTGGTGCGCCCGGATGTAGTCGGTTGGCGGCGCGAGCAACGTCCGGAGCGGCCCACGGGCATTCCCGTCGATCAGCTCCCGGACTGGGTGTGCGAGGTCGTGTCACCGAGCAGCGCCACCCACGACACGGTCAGGAAGCTCCGCCTCTACCACCGCGTCGGGATCCCTCACTACTGGGTCGCAGATCCGCGAGACGCGACCCTGACGGTGATGCGCTGGAGCTCGGACGGCTACATCACCGTCTTGCGGGCGGAGCGGCACGAGGTCGTGCGCGCAGAGCCCTTCGAGGCGATCATGATCGCCGTCGGCGTGCTGTTCGGGGATGACCCGCGAGACGAGCCGCGAGACGAGCCGCGAGACGACCCGCGAGACGAGCCGCGAGACGACCCGCGAGACGACCCGCGAGACGAGCCGCGAGACGACTCGCCGAGCGACGGCTCGGAGTGA
- a CDS encoding acyltransferase produces MACTLARRERSGVESRLRGAASFAWRHGTGLRVGRGVEVIAPEHVVFGDHVTLFGHTIINAFGASGSVVIGDDTHIDHYGVLYGQGGLSIGRQCAIAARVTIYSQTNRFDAARDLPVIEQPVKYDPVRIGDDVWIGAGAVILPGSRISDHAVIAAGAVVTGASVAPWAIVAGVPARKIGDRRAQEGRAVGEK; encoded by the coding sequence GTGGCGTGCACGCTGGCGAGGCGAGAGCGCAGCGGTGTCGAGTCCCGTCTACGGGGCGCGGCGTCGTTTGCCTGGCGACACGGCACGGGGCTTCGGGTGGGCCGCGGCGTCGAGGTGATAGCTCCGGAGCATGTCGTCTTCGGCGACCATGTGACGCTATTTGGCCACACGATCATCAACGCCTTCGGTGCAAGCGGGTCGGTCGTGATTGGTGACGACACCCACATCGACCACTACGGCGTGCTGTACGGTCAGGGCGGGTTGAGCATCGGCCGCCAGTGCGCCATTGCAGCCCGTGTCACCATCTACTCTCAGACTAATCGCTTCGACGCGGCACGGGATCTTCCAGTGATCGAGCAGCCCGTGAAGTACGACCCGGTTCGCATCGGGGACGACGTGTGGATCGGTGCCGGTGCGGTGATTCTTCCAGGCTCGCGGATCTCCGACCACGCGGTGATTGCTGCCGGCGCAGTGGTGACCGGTGCGTCGGTCGCGCCTTGGGCGATCGTTGCCGGCGTGCCGGCACGCAAGATCGGCGATCGACGCGCGCAGGAAGGTCGCGCAGTTGGGGAAAAGTGA
- the asnB gene encoding asparagine synthase (glutamine-hydrolyzing) has protein sequence MCGIAGLFVPRAVVGAIEQAQLDALRSALLHRGPDANDTWLSSDRKCGLVHTRLAIVDLSPTGAQPMSTPDGRYTVTFNGEIYNHEELRAGLESRGHAFRGRSDTEVLLRLYAEHGARCLDLLDGMYAFAIYDSERHAIFCARDPLGEKPLYLLRTPRLFAFSSETRALVAAQVVSGAPDLAGLGLFLRQGSIPPPFTHLEGVEFMPPGTWIEFGPQHGVSVPTRYYRIPFVREDEALGDRSEARERVHAALVRSVRRRLRADVPVGAFLSGGLDSSLVAALMQKAGATDLQTFTVTLPGRRADESEVARLVARHLRVRHTEVPLELDANHDWLDEALAAMDVPSVDGPNTWLVSRAVRQAGLKVACSGLGGDELFFGYPSFQVVPRAARWTHPLAPLRLGRTPARRVMSQLRSGPRLGRAVDAALAGGSLAALWFAKRGLFSEHELLELLDDSVAAAARAVDPFERLEQLACPTGLAPMRQVSFYELSVYMHDQLLRDTDCMSMAHALEVRVPLIGREVVAATAGCRASALSGSQPKQLLRDIALEYLPQEVLRHPKHGFTLDWVDLLTRGTTARDSTAGGLLREEVYAAERELLARSGRSFARLMALETLNNFARRPRFKRALETSVRASAGASLEK, from the coding sequence ATGTGCGGAATTGCGGGGCTCTTCGTTCCGCGCGCAGTAGTTGGGGCCATCGAGCAGGCCCAGCTCGACGCCCTGCGCAGCGCGCTGCTGCACCGCGGACCCGACGCGAACGACACCTGGCTGTCCTCTGATCGAAAGTGCGGGCTCGTCCACACTCGCCTCGCCATCGTTGATTTGTCGCCCACCGGAGCACAGCCAATGAGCACCCCGGACGGCAGGTACACCGTCACGTTCAACGGCGAGATCTACAATCACGAGGAGCTCCGCGCTGGTCTCGAGAGCCGTGGTCATGCCTTTCGAGGCCGTTCGGACACCGAGGTCCTGCTCCGGCTCTACGCAGAGCACGGAGCCCGGTGTCTGGACCTCTTGGACGGAATGTATGCCTTCGCGATCTACGACTCCGAGCGGCACGCCATCTTCTGCGCGCGCGATCCGCTGGGTGAAAAGCCGCTCTATCTGTTACGGACACCACGGCTCTTCGCCTTCTCCAGCGAAACGCGAGCGCTGGTGGCAGCGCAGGTGGTGAGTGGCGCTCCCGACCTCGCCGGGCTCGGCCTCTTCTTGCGCCAAGGCTCGATCCCCCCACCGTTCACGCACCTGGAGGGCGTGGAGTTCATGCCCCCTGGGACCTGGATCGAGTTTGGGCCGCAGCACGGAGTGAGTGTCCCGACTCGATACTATCGCATCCCGTTCGTCCGCGAGGACGAGGCCCTCGGCGACCGCAGCGAGGCCCGCGAGCGCGTGCACGCCGCGCTCGTTCGGTCGGTCAGGCGGAGGCTGCGGGCAGACGTGCCGGTCGGTGCATTTCTCTCCGGAGGCCTTGACTCGTCCCTGGTCGCCGCTTTGATGCAGAAGGCGGGCGCAACCGACCTTCAGACGTTCACTGTGACGCTTCCCGGCAGGAGAGCTGACGAAAGTGAGGTAGCGCGGTTGGTTGCACGACACCTTCGCGTGCGCCACACCGAAGTCCCCCTCGAGCTGGACGCGAACCACGACTGGCTCGACGAGGCGCTCGCCGCCATGGATGTGCCCAGCGTGGATGGGCCCAACACCTGGCTCGTCTCTCGCGCAGTCAGACAAGCCGGGCTCAAGGTGGCCTGCTCTGGGCTCGGCGGAGACGAGCTGTTCTTCGGCTATCCCAGCTTCCAGGTCGTCCCGCGGGCGGCCCGCTGGACACATCCGCTCGCTCCGCTTCGGCTCGGCCGCACCCCCGCTCGGAGGGTCATGTCGCAGTTGCGTAGCGGACCGCGGCTGGGCCGCGCAGTCGACGCGGCCCTCGCCGGAGGCAGTCTTGCCGCGCTATGGTTCGCCAAGCGCGGCCTGTTCAGCGAGCACGAGCTGCTCGAACTGCTCGACGACAGTGTCGCGGCGGCTGCCCGAGCGGTGGACCCGTTCGAGCGCCTCGAGCAGCTCGCGTGCCCGACTGGGCTGGCTCCCATGCGGCAGGTCAGTTTCTACGAGCTCAGCGTGTACATGCACGATCAGCTCCTCAGGGATACGGACTGCATGAGCATGGCCCACGCACTGGAAGTGCGGGTACCTCTCATCGGCCGCGAGGTGGTCGCGGCCACGGCGGGGTGCAGAGCGAGCGCGCTGTCGGGGTCGCAGCCGAAGCAGCTCTTGAGGGACATCGCCCTCGAGTATCTCCCGCAAGAGGTACTGCGCCACCCGAAGCACGGCTTCACGCTCGACTGGGTCGACCTGTTGACGCGCGGGACGACAGCGCGCGATTCGACTGCAGGCGGCCTGCTTCGCGAGGAGGTCTACGCTGCCGAGCGCGAGCTCTTGGCGCGGAGCGGCAGGAGCTTCGCGCGGCTGATGGCGCTCGAGACGCTGAACAACTTCGCCCGCAGGCCCCGCTTCAAACGGGCTCTGGAAACCAGCGTTCGAGCAAGCGCCGGTGCTTCTCTCGAAAAGTGA
- a CDS encoding methyltransferase domain-containing protein: MFPTTDDLFRRFYPDKRWDGTKAFYGWLRQHAGPDSIVLNLGAGPATRNPVRVLRGEVRRVAGADVDPIVLENDEIDDGHLIDGDRLPFDEETFDLVFADFVLEHVERPRPFLSEVQRVMKPGARFFFRTPNIAHYVAIVSWATPQWFHRAVANRARRMESTAHEPWPTHYRLNFPATLKREARRAGFKDVELRMVEAEPSYLVFHQVPFLVGVAYERMVNRFERLAPFRACIFGCLTK; this comes from the coding sequence GTGTTCCCGACCACCGACGATCTCTTTCGGCGCTTCTATCCCGACAAACGCTGGGATGGCACCAAGGCGTTCTACGGGTGGCTCCGGCAGCACGCCGGCCCGGACAGCATCGTCCTGAACCTGGGAGCGGGTCCGGCGACGCGGAATCCAGTCCGCGTCTTGCGTGGCGAGGTCCGGCGAGTGGCCGGTGCCGATGTCGATCCGATCGTCCTCGAGAACGATGAGATCGATGACGGGCATCTCATCGACGGCGACCGCCTTCCGTTCGACGAAGAGACGTTCGACCTCGTGTTCGCGGACTTCGTGCTGGAGCACGTCGAGCGTCCACGGCCCTTCCTCTCCGAGGTGCAAAGAGTCATGAAGCCTGGGGCGCGATTCTTCTTCCGCACTCCGAACATCGCGCACTACGTCGCCATCGTGTCGTGGGCCACGCCGCAGTGGTTTCATCGCGCCGTGGCCAATCGCGCTCGGCGCATGGAATCCACCGCGCACGAGCCGTGGCCGACGCACTATCGCTTGAACTTTCCGGCTACGTTGAAGCGCGAAGCTCGACGCGCCGGCTTCAAGGATGTCGAGCTGCGCATGGTCGAGGCAGAGCCGTCATATCTGGTGTTCCACCAAGTTCCGTTCCTGGTCGGTGTGGCTTACGAGAGAATGGTCAACCGCTTCGAGCGCTTGGCGCCGTTTCGAGCGTGCATCTTCGGGTGTCTGACAAAGTAG
- a CDS encoding glycosyltransferase family 4 protein, giving the protein MSFRAALLAPFDRVHHLDPYVFEAMRREHPRSSRRWSLVPDPVVPPPAVSKPEARRALALPNGGRVIACVGVMDVRKGVDRLLRAFAQARLGEDDRLLLAGPHDRAVRSVRDELFGRGGGRRVVSLDEFVEEAVLEHSVQAADLVCAPYPRHMGSASVVLRAAAAERPVLGSEFGWIGRTISDFDLGWTSDVERPAELARALELALTQAPDWRLGPSGRRFVEFHSEVSYQKRWTSLVRERLGMPPEEELTWDWVRRG; this is encoded by the coding sequence ATGTCGTTCCGAGCCGCCCTGCTGGCACCGTTCGACCGAGTCCACCACCTCGACCCGTACGTCTTCGAGGCCATGCGCCGTGAGCACCCGCGGTCGAGTCGCCGCTGGTCACTCGTTCCCGACCCGGTCGTGCCGCCGCCGGCCGTATCCAAGCCGGAAGCTCGTCGCGCGCTGGCCCTGCCGAACGGCGGCCGAGTCATCGCCTGCGTCGGCGTGATGGATGTCCGCAAGGGAGTGGATCGGCTGCTCCGCGCTTTTGCGCAGGCACGACTCGGCGAGGACGACCGGCTGCTGCTCGCGGGTCCTCACGACCGAGCGGTCCGTTCGGTTCGGGACGAGCTGTTCGGGCGCGGCGGGGGTCGTCGAGTCGTCAGCCTTGACGAGTTCGTTGAGGAAGCCGTTCTCGAGCATTCAGTGCAAGCCGCGGATCTGGTGTGCGCTCCTTATCCGCGGCACATGGGCTCGGCCAGCGTTGTCTTGCGGGCCGCTGCGGCGGAGCGGCCCGTGCTTGGCTCCGAGTTCGGATGGATCGGCCGCACCATCTCTGACTTCGACCTCGGCTGGACCTCTGACGTCGAGCGCCCCGCGGAGCTCGCCCGCGCGCTCGAGCTTGCGCTCACGCAGGCGCCCGATTGGCGGCTCGGCCCGAGCGGCCGGCGCTTCGTCGAGTTCCACAGCGAAGTGAGCTACCAGAAGCGCTGGACGTCGCTGGTCAGGGAGCGGCTCGGCATGCCGCCCGAGGAAGAGCTCACCTGGGACTGGGTTCGACGCGGCTGA